Proteins from one Loktanella sp. M215 genomic window:
- the fabZ gene encoding 3-hydroxyacyl-ACP dehydratase FabZ codes for MTDAPTQPITSCDIQLIQAILPHRYPFLLVDRVQDIDGTSSAVGIKNVTMNEPHFQGHFPGAPIMPGVTIIEAMAQTAGVMVGASMGLINGDLLIYFMSIDGCKFRRKVIPGDRMMMKITTLRGKPGAKVWKFHGRAEVDGELACECEFAAMLDMRS; via the coding sequence ATGACCGATGCCCCGACCCAGCCGATCACGTCCTGCGACATCCAGTTGATCCAGGCGATCCTGCCGCACCGGTATCCTTTCCTGCTGGTCGACCGGGTGCAGGACATCGACGGCACGTCGTCCGCCGTCGGCATCAAGAATGTCACCATGAACGAGCCGCACTTTCAGGGGCATTTCCCCGGCGCGCCGATCATGCCCGGTGTGACCATCATCGAAGCGATGGCCCAGACCGCCGGCGTCATGGTCGGCGCCTCGATGGGGCTGATCAACGGCGATCTGCTGATCTATTTCATGTCCATCGACGGCTGCAAGTTCCGCCGCAAGGTGATCCCGGGCGACCGCATGATGATGAAGATCACCACCCTGCGCGGCAAGCCCGGCGCCAAGGTCTGGAAATTCCACGGCCGCGCCGAGGTCGACGGAGAGCTGGCCTGCGAATGCGAATTCGCCGCCATGCTGGACATGCGCAGCTGA
- a CDS encoding OmpH family outer membrane protein produces MRGRLAVAVAAAVLLVTPAVAQDAPPQPVGAPVLILDSDRLYLDSAYGQTIRDGLEAQAADLKAENDRIVAALTDEERSLTQRRPTMAPDVFRAEANAFDVKVQGIRRARDAKEVALEDARLKARDNFFNTVRDIVGQLMLERGATVIMDRRSVFLALSAADLTDEAIARIDAAMLESGPSPQADPLPLVEGPTNPEALTPDAPAPDALADPAPQDSLDPNPLNP; encoded by the coding sequence ATGCGGGGCAGGCTGGCGGTGGCGGTGGCGGCAGCCGTGCTGCTGGTCACCCCGGCGGTGGCGCAGGACGCCCCACCGCAGCCGGTCGGTGCCCCGGTGCTGATCCTCGACAGCGACAGGCTTTACCTCGATTCCGCCTACGGGCAGACGATCCGCGACGGGCTGGAGGCGCAGGCCGCCGACCTGAAGGCCGAAAACGACCGGATCGTCGCCGCACTGACCGACGAGGAACGCAGCCTGACCCAGCGGCGTCCGACCATGGCGCCGGATGTATTTCGCGCCGAGGCGAATGCCTTCGACGTCAAGGTGCAGGGCATCCGGCGCGCCCGGGACGCCAAGGAAGTGGCGCTCGAAGACGCGCGCCTCAAGGCGCGCGACAACTTTTTCAACACGGTGCGCGACATCGTCGGGCAGTTGATGCTGGAACGCGGTGCCACGGTCATCATGGACCGCCGCTCGGTTTTTCTGGCGCTGTCGGCGGCGGATCTGACCGACGAGGCGATTGCCCGCATCGATGCCGCGATGCTGGAATCCGGCCCCAGTCCGCAGGCTGACCCCCTGCCGCTGGTCGAAGGTCCGACCAACCCCGAGGCACTTACACCCGATGCACCGGCCCCGGATGCGCTGGCGGACCCTGCGCCGCAGGACAGCCTCGACCCGAACCCGCTGAACCCCTGA
- the bamA gene encoding outer membrane protein assembly factor BamA, producing MILKTPGGTMPVATLVLRGLMLATVLLLTLVAGRALAQTYAFNAVQIEGNQRVADSTILSFAGISRGEAITADQLNSAGQKIRDSGLFESVDVQAQGNTLAITVVEFPTISQVAVEGNRKLNDAEFLPILESQPRKIYSPATVERDVATIAGLYASKGRINASVTPRIIRQADNRVDLVFEVQESGVTEVQRITFVGNRSFSDRRLRGVLETKQAGLLRSIITRDTYSAERINFDKQVLTDFYQSRGYADFTLQNVDVTLTRERDAYLITYNIREGQRFSFGNVSASSALPEVDVASYQNALTTRTGMTYSPGQVDRDIARLERLAIQQGLTFVAVEPEITRNDRDLSLNVDYKLIRGPRIFVERIDIEGNSTTLDRVVRNQFRTVEGDPFNPREIRQAADRIRALGFFTTTDVNAREGTTPEQVIIDVNVEEAPTGSLSFGANYNTDNGVGLVAAFKEANFLGRGQSLSFEISTATSNRVVSFGFAEPNFLGRDLRAGIDLSYRTTNNQNADYDTENFRIAPSLTFPVSESGRLTTYTALSYDDLTGADGDGVSPFIKEEAALDAVINGSVGYNYSFDNRRTGLDPTSGYVFRFGQEFGFGDTRFIKTTALAAAETKVLNEDVTLRATIEGGHLAYQDGFSRVTDRFFLNGNTFRGFDANGVGPRDYQTVTDVDGVTTVAVDDALGGNSYAVARLEAEFPLGLPEEYGITGGAFVDYGSVWDVGRTVPAGTNILYNGFTPRATAGLSIFWTTPLGPLRFNFTEPLKAEKFDQTKAFDVTISTQF from the coding sequence ATGATATTGAAGACTCCTGGCGGCACGATGCCCGTTGCAACGCTGGTTTTGCGGGGTCTCATGCTCGCGACTGTCCTGCTTTTGACGCTGGTCGCGGGGCGGGCACTGGCCCAGACCTACGCCTTCAACGCCGTGCAGATCGAAGGCAACCAGCGCGTCGCCGACAGCACCATCCTGTCTTTCGCGGGGATCAGCCGGGGCGAGGCGATCACCGCCGACCAGCTGAACAGCGCCGGGCAGAAAATCCGCGACTCCGGCCTGTTCGAAAGCGTCGACGTGCAGGCGCAGGGCAACACCCTTGCGATCACGGTCGTCGAATTTCCCACGATTAGTCAGGTTGCAGTCGAAGGCAACCGCAAGCTGAACGACGCGGAATTCCTGCCGATCCTCGAAAGCCAGCCGCGCAAGATTTATTCGCCCGCGACGGTCGAACGCGATGTGGCAACGATTGCGGGTCTTTACGCCTCCAAGGGGCGGATCAACGCTTCTGTCACGCCGCGCATCATCCGTCAGGCCGACAACCGCGTCGATCTGGTGTTCGAAGTGCAGGAATCCGGCGTGACCGAGGTGCAGCGCATCACCTTCGTCGGCAACCGCAGCTTCTCCGACCGCCGTCTGCGCGGCGTGCTGGAAACCAAGCAGGCGGGCCTGCTGCGGTCTATCATCACGCGCGACACCTATTCGGCCGAGCGGATCAATTTCGACAAGCAGGTGCTGACAGACTTCTACCAGTCGCGCGGTTACGCCGATTTTACCCTGCAGAACGTCGATGTCACTCTGACGCGCGAACGTGACGCCTACCTGATCACCTACAACATCCGTGAAGGGCAGCGTTTCAGCTTCGGCAACGTCTCGGCCAGCTCTGCCCTGCCAGAGGTTGATGTCGCCTCTTACCAGAACGCGCTTACGACCCGGACGGGCATGACCTATTCGCCCGGTCAGGTCGATCGCGACATCGCCCGTCTGGAACGGCTTGCGATCCAGCAGGGCCTGACCTTCGTCGCCGTCGAACCCGAAATCACCCGCAACGACCGCGACCTGTCGCTGAACGTCGACTACAAGCTGATCCGCGGCCCGCGCATCTTTGTCGAACGCATCGACATCGAAGGCAACTCCACCACCCTCGACCGCGTCGTGCGCAACCAGTTCCGCACCGTCGAAGGCGACCCCTTCAACCCGCGAGAGATCCGTCAGGCCGCCGACCGCATCCGCGCCCTCGGCTTCTTTACCACGACCGATGTCAACGCCCGCGAAGGCACCACGCCGGAACAGGTCATCATCGACGTGAACGTCGAAGAAGCCCCTACCGGCTCTCTGTCGTTCGGTGCAAACTACAACACGGATAATGGTGTCGGCCTTGTCGCAGCCTTTAAGGAAGCGAACTTCCTCGGCCGGGGCCAATCGCTCAGCTTCGAGATTTCGACCGCCACGTCGAACCGGGTCGTCAGCTTCGGCTTTGCCGAGCCGAACTTTCTGGGCCGTGACCTGCGCGCAGGGATCGACCTGAGCTATCGCACGACCAACAACCAGAACGCCGACTACGACACCGAGAATTTCCGCATCGCGCCCAGCCTGACCTTTCCGGTCAGCGAAAGCGGTCGCCTGACAACCTATACGGCGCTGTCCTACGATGATCTGACCGGTGCCGACGGCGACGGCGTCAGCCCCTTCATCAAGGAAGAGGCGGCACTGGACGCGGTGATCAACGGATCTGTCGGCTACAACTATTCCTTCGACAACCGCCGCACCGGACTGGACCCGACGTCGGGTTACGTCTTCCGTTTCGGTCAGGAATTCGGGTTTGGCGACACCCGGTTCATCAAGACGACGGCACTGGCTGCCGCCGAAACCAAGGTCCTGAACGAAGACGTCACCCTGCGTGCCACGATCGAGGGCGGGCATCTGGCCTATCAGGACGGCTTCAGCCGCGTGACCGACCGCTTCTTCCTCAACGGCAACACGTTCCGCGGGTTTGATGCAAACGGTGTCGGGCCGCGCGACTACCAGACCGTGACCGACGTCGACGGCGTCACCACGGTTGCCGTCGATGACGCGCTGGGGGGTAACAGTTATGCCGTTGCCCGGCTGGAGGCCGAATTCCCGCTGGGTCTGCCAGAGGAATACGGCATCACCGGCGGTGCCTTTGTCGATTACGGCTCTGTCTGGGATGTCGGCCGCACGGTACCAGCGGGAACGAACATCCTGTACAACGGCTTCACACCGCGCGCGACGGCGGGTCTGTCGATCTTCTGGACCACGCCGCTGGGGCCGCTGCGCTTCAACTTCACCGAACCCCTGAAGGCCGAGAAGTTCGACCAGACCAAGGCGTTCGACGTGACGATCTCGACGCAGTTCTGA
- a CDS encoding DMT family transporter yields the protein MSTTLRACLWMIGAIVSFTSMAIAGRQVSFALDTFEIMLYRSLMGIVIVCTVAGLSGTWRQINRQQLGLHAVRNAAHFTGQNLWFFAITAIPLAQVFALEFTSPIWVLLMSPLLLGERLTRVGSIAALIGFIGVLVVTRPGSAPLSPGLIAAALCAIGFAFSAIFTRKLTRTQTITCILFYLTTMQAVFGLVCAGYDGDIALPNAITLPWLVLIGCAGLFAHFCLTTALSLAPASVVMPIDFVRLPTIAIVGALVYAEVIDPWILLGAALIFAGNYLNITRGQTARA from the coding sequence ATGAGCACCACCCTGCGCGCCTGTCTGTGGATGATCGGCGCGATCGTGTCGTTCACCTCCATGGCCATTGCCGGGCGGCAGGTAAGCTTCGCCCTCGATACCTTTGAAATCATGTTGTATCGCAGCCTGATGGGTATCGTCATCGTGTGCACGGTGGCGGGGCTGTCGGGGACATGGCGGCAGATCAACCGCCAACAGCTCGGGCTGCATGCTGTCCGCAACGCGGCGCATTTCACGGGTCAGAACCTGTGGTTCTTTGCGATTACGGCGATCCCGCTCGCGCAGGTCTTCGCGCTGGAATTCACCTCTCCGATCTGGGTGCTGCTGATGTCGCCGCTGCTGCTGGGAGAGCGTCTGACGCGGGTCGGCAGCATCGCGGCGCTGATCGGGTTCATCGGCGTGCTGGTCGTCACACGCCCCGGCAGCGCACCGCTGTCGCCCGGCCTGATCGCGGCAGCACTCTGCGCCATCGGATTTGCCTTCTCCGCGATCTTTACGCGCAAGCTGACGCGGACGCAGACGATCACCTGCATCCTGTTCTACCTGACGACGATGCAGGCGGTCTTTGGTCTGGTCTGCGCCGGTTACGACGGCGACATCGCCCTGCCGAATGCCATCACCCTGCCCTGGCTGGTGCTGATCGGCTGTGCGGGCCTGTTTGCGCACTTCTGCCTGACAACCGCCCTGTCGCTGGCGCCCGCATCGGTGGTCATGCCCATCGACTTCGTGCGCCTGCCGACCATCGCGATCGTCGGCGCGCTGGTCTACGCCGAGGTCATCGATCCGTGGATCCTGCTGGGCGCCGCACTGATCTTTGCCGGCAACTATCTGAACATCACGCGCGGCCAGACCGCCCGCGCCTGA
- the guaA gene encoding glutamine-hydrolyzing GMP synthase, with amino-acid sequence MDITDHQRLLIVDFGSQVTQLIARRLRELNVYCEIHPYQNVTDAFLAEFAPRAIILSGGPDSVTRDGSPRAADAVFTMGVPVLGICYGQQTMMTQLGGKVVGGHGTKEFGRAFVKPEGQLDLLDGWFLTDREQVWMSHGDHVSEIAPGFEVYGTSPNAPFAITADTSRQFYAVQFHPEVHHTPNGAKLYENFVRMAGFTGDWTMDAYREQAIAAIRAQVGDKKVICALSGGVDSSVTAVLLHEAIGDQLTCVFVDHGLLRLGEAEQVVKMFRDNYNLNLIHADETELFLGKLEGVSDPETKRKIIGGLFIDVFQKYANDIEGAEFLAQGTLYPDVIESVSFSGGPSVTIKSHHNVGGLPEKMGLKLVEPLRELFKDEVRALGVELGLPPSFIGRHPFPGPGLAIRCPGEITREKLEILRKADAVFIDQIRRHGLYDDIWQAFVAILPVRTVGVMGDGRTYDFACALRAVTSVDGMTADYYPFSHDFLGETATRIINEVEGINRVTYDITSKPPGTIEWE; translated from the coding sequence ATGGATATCACAGACCACCAACGCCTTCTGATCGTCGACTTCGGGTCACAGGTGACGCAGCTGATCGCGCGCCGCCTGCGGGAACTGAACGTCTATTGCGAAATTCACCCCTACCAGAACGTGACCGACGCGTTTCTGGCGGAGTTTGCGCCACGCGCGATCATCCTGTCGGGCGGGCCGGACAGCGTGACGCGCGACGGATCGCCCCGTGCGGCCGACGCCGTGTTCACGATGGGCGTGCCGGTGCTAGGCATCTGTTACGGCCAGCAGACGATGATGACGCAACTGGGCGGCAAGGTCGTGGGCGGCCATGGCACCAAGGAATTCGGTCGCGCCTTCGTCAAACCCGAAGGGCAACTCGACCTGCTGGACGGCTGGTTCCTGACCGACCGCGAACAGGTCTGGATGAGCCACGGCGACCATGTCTCTGAAATCGCGCCGGGTTTCGAGGTGTACGGCACATCGCCCAACGCGCCCTTTGCGATCACCGCCGATACGTCCCGCCAGTTCTATGCGGTGCAGTTCCATCCGGAGGTGCATCACACGCCCAATGGCGCGAAGCTTTACGAAAACTTCGTGCGCATGGCGGGGTTCACCGGCGACTGGACGATGGATGCCTACCGCGAGCAGGCGATTGCCGCGATTCGCGCACAGGTTGGCGACAAGAAGGTCATCTGCGCCCTGTCCGGCGGCGTCGACAGTTCCGTCACCGCCGTCCTGCTGCACGAGGCGATCGGCGATCAGCTGACCTGCGTCTTCGTGGACCACGGGCTGCTGCGTCTGGGCGAGGCGGAGCAGGTCGTGAAGATGTTCCGCGACAATTATAACCTGAACCTGATCCACGCCGACGAGACCGAGCTGTTTCTTGGCAAGCTGGAAGGTGTCAGCGACCCCGAAACCAAGCGCAAGATCATCGGTGGTCTGTTCATCGACGTCTTTCAGAAATACGCCAACGACATCGAGGGGGCGGAATTTCTGGCGCAGGGGACGCTTTATCCCGACGTCATCGAATCGGTCAGCTTTTCCGGCGGGCCGAGCGTCACCATCAAGAGCCACCACAACGTCGGTGGCCTGCCCGAGAAGATGGGCCTGAAGCTGGTCGAGCCGCTGCGCGAGTTGTTCAAGGACGAGGTGCGCGCCCTGGGCGTCGAACTGGGCCTGCCGCCGAGCTTTATCGGGCGCCACCCCTTCCCCGGCCCCGGCCTTGCGATTCGCTGTCCCGGAGAGATCACCCGCGAGAAGCTGGAGATCCTGCGCAAGGCGGATGCGGTCTTCATCGACCAGATCCGGCGGCATGGTCTGTATGACGACATCTGGCAGGCCTTCGTGGCGATTCTGCCGGTGCGGACGGTGGGTGTCATGGGCGACGGGCGGACCTATGATTTCGCCTGTGCGCTGCGGGCCGTGACCTCTGTCGACGGGATGACGGCGGATTACTATCCGTTCAGCCATGATTTTCTGGGCGAAACCGCGACGCGGATCATCAACGAGGTCGAGGGCATCAACCGGGTGACCTATGACATCACCAGCAAGCCGCCGGGCACCATCGAATGGGAATGA
- the rseP gene encoding RIP metalloprotease RseP produces MDLTQLLPQLGGGLFTLLAFVVSLSIIVAIHEYGHYIVGRWSGIHAEVFSLGFGPVIYSRTDKRGTVWQIAALPFGGYVKFLGDANAASVGGTDDVAGRDPRNTMLGAPLWARAATVAAGPVFNFILAVVLFAAYLMVTGRPSDPVTYKDEVALPPAYASELEPGDQIVKVGDIVMGGDVSLDTLPITDRVDYTVRRDGSEVVVQGPYPLPPRASGVTPRSAADDAGVRIGDVITAIDGQPVFAFRQIIDVVNAADGQPLDLTIWRDGATRDVTLAPRRMDLPKADGTFETRWLIGINGDLFFQTTTDNIAPWTAVWLALKQLWFTITMSLSALSHMISGDISTCSLSGPVGIAQTSATMAGQGLGSYMSFIAVLSAGVGLLNLFPIPILDGGHLVFYAYEAVARRKPSERAMNVMMIGGLTIIAAMMIFSILNDLLLCP; encoded by the coding sequence GCTCTCGATCATCGTGGCGATCCACGAATACGGCCATTACATCGTCGGGCGCTGGTCCGGGATCCATGCAGAGGTCTTCTCGCTCGGCTTCGGGCCGGTGATTTATTCCCGCACGGACAAGCGCGGCACGGTCTGGCAGATCGCGGCGCTGCCGTTTGGCGGCTACGTCAAGTTTCTGGGCGATGCGAACGCGGCCAGCGTCGGTGGCACCGACGATGTCGCCGGGCGCGATCCGCGCAACACCATGCTGGGCGCACCGCTTTGGGCGCGCGCGGCGACGGTGGCGGCGGGGCCGGTGTTCAACTTCATCCTCGCCGTGGTCCTGTTCGCCGCCTACCTGATGGTCACCGGCAGGCCCAGCGACCCCGTCACCTACAAGGACGAGGTGGCGCTGCCGCCCGCCTATGCGTCGGAACTGGAACCGGGCGACCAGATCGTGAAGGTCGGCGACATCGTCATGGGCGGCGACGTCAGCCTCGACACCCTGCCGATCACCGACCGCGTCGATTACACGGTGCGCCGCGACGGATCAGAGGTTGTGGTGCAGGGGCCCTATCCGCTGCCGCCGCGCGCCTCGGGCGTCACGCCACGCTCTGCCGCCGACGATGCGGGTGTGCGGATCGGTGACGTCATCACCGCGATCGACGGCCAACCCGTCTTTGCCTTTCGCCAGATCATCGATGTGGTCAACGCCGCCGACGGCCAACCTCTCGACCTGACGATCTGGCGCGATGGCGCCACACGCGACGTCACGCTCGCCCCGCGCCGCATGGACCTTCCGAAAGCCGACGGCACGTTCGAGACGCGCTGGCTGATCGGGATCAACGGCGACCTGTTCTTTCAAACCACCACTGACAACATTGCGCCCTGGACGGCGGTCTGGCTGGCGCTCAAGCAGCTGTGGTTCACGATCACCATGTCGCTGTCGGCCCTGTCGCACATGATCAGCGGCGACATTTCCACCTGCAGCCTGTCCGGCCCGGTCGGCATCGCCCAGACCAGCGCCACGATGGCGGGGCAGGGGCTGGGGTCCTACATGAGCTTTATCGCCGTGCTCTCTGCCGGTGTCGGCCTGTTGAACCTGTTCCCGATCCCGATCCTCGACGGCGGGCATCTGGTGTTCTACGCCTACGAGGCCGTGGCGCGCCGCAAGCCGTCGGAACGGGCGATGAACGTGATGATGATCGGCGGTCTGACGATCATCGCGGCGATGATGATCTTCTCGATCCTCAACGACCTGCTGCTTTGCCCGTAA
- the lpxA gene encoding acyl-ACP--UDP-N-acetylglucosamine O-acyltransferase has translation MPDIHPSAVVADGAVIGEGCVIGPLCVLGAQVVLGARVTLKSHVVVTGDTHIGDDTTIFQFAVIGEIPQDLKFGGEDTRLRIGARNRIREHVTVNCGTAGGGGLTQIGEDCLLMAGCHVAHDCRIGNRVIVVNSSAVAGHCVLEDDVIVGGLSGIHQFVRIGQGAIIGALSMVTNDVIPHGLVMGPRATLEGLNLVGLKRRGMARADIAALRRAYDILRDGEGTFHARAEALDGTDTVAVRQILDFIRGDSDRSFLTPH, from the coding sequence ATGCCCGACATTCACCCCAGCGCCGTCGTCGCCGACGGCGCCGTCATCGGCGAAGGCTGTGTGATCGGCCCGCTCTGCGTCTTGGGTGCGCAGGTCGTGCTGGGTGCGCGGGTGACATTGAAAAGCCATGTCGTCGTGACCGGCGATACCCACATCGGCGACGACACCACCATCTTTCAGTTCGCGGTGATCGGAGAGATCCCACAGGACCTGAAGTTCGGCGGCGAGGACACGCGCCTGCGCATCGGCGCGCGCAACCGCATCCGCGAACATGTCACCGTGAACTGTGGCACCGCCGGCGGCGGCGGTCTGACCCAAATCGGCGAGGACTGCCTGCTGATGGCGGGCTGTCACGTCGCCCACGATTGCAGGATCGGCAACCGGGTCATCGTCGTGAACTCCAGCGCTGTCGCCGGCCATTGCGTGCTCGAAGATGACGTCATCGTCGGCGGCCTGTCCGGCATCCACCAGTTCGTGCGGATCGGGCAGGGGGCCATCATCGGGGCGCTGTCGATGGTCACCAACGACGTGATCCCGCACGGCCTCGTCATGGGGCCGCGCGCGACGCTGGAAGGTCTGAACCTCGTCGGTCTGAAACGGCGCGGCATGGCGCGCGCCGACATCGCGGCCCTCCGCCGCGCCTACGATATCCTGCGCGACGGCGAGGGTACGTTCCACGCCCGGGCCGAGGCGCTGGACGGCACCGACACGGTCGCCGTGCGCCAGATCCTCGATTTCATCAGGGGCGACAGCGACCGCAGCTTTCTGACACCGCACTGA
- a CDS encoding LpxI family protein, which produces MLALIAGTGDLPPAVLQALPTRPLICALAGFVPKVTPDITFRIERLGGFLRDLHTRGVTQICMVGAIRRPPVRLQSLDLATLTLVPTIWRALRRGDDGALRAFIAVLERRGFTVLGAHEVAPALLPPVGVLTQVQPQDRHRIDAVVGEGHLVGMGAADLGQACIVRDGHVVDAEDDSGTDALLLRHETLQDDRIAASDRTGGILFKGPKPQQDRRADLPVVGVGTVMNAAAAGLAGLVIEADGVMVPDRAGVIETLDALGMFLWVRPKGVI; this is translated from the coding sequence ATGCTGGCGCTGATTGCCGGCACCGGCGATCTGCCCCCTGCGGTGCTGCAGGCCCTGCCGACGCGCCCCCTGATCTGTGCGCTGGCGGGCTTTGTGCCCAAGGTCACCCCCGACATCACCTTCCGGATCGAGCGTCTGGGCGGCTTCCTGCGCGATCTGCACACCCGCGGCGTCACGCAGATCTGCATGGTCGGTGCCATCCGCAGGCCACCGGTCCGGTTGCAGTCCCTCGACCTTGCGACCCTGACCCTCGTGCCGACGATCTGGCGCGCCCTGCGGCGTGGCGACGACGGTGCCCTGCGCGCCTTTATCGCCGTGCTGGAACGGCGCGGCTTCACCGTTCTGGGCGCGCACGAGGTCGCCCCTGCGCTGTTACCGCCCGTCGGCGTGCTGACGCAGGTGCAGCCGCAGGACCGCCACCGGATCGACGCCGTTGTGGGCGAGGGGCATCTGGTCGGCATGGGCGCCGCCGATCTGGGGCAGGCCTGCATCGTGCGCGACGGCCATGTCGTCGATGCCGAAGATGACAGTGGCACCGATGCGCTATTGTTGCGTCATGAGACTCTTCAAGATGACCGGATCGCCGCATCCGACCGCACCGGCGGCATCCTGTTCAAGGGGCCCAAGCCCCAACAGGACCGTCGCGCCGATCTGCCGGTCGTGGGTGTGGGCACCGTGATGAACGCTGCCGCTGCGGGCCTCGCCGGTCTGGTGATCGAAGCGGACGGCGTGATGGTGCCAGACCGTGCGGGCGTGATCGAGACGCTGGATGCGCTCGGCATGTTCCTGTGGGTCAGACCGAAGGGGGTGATATGA
- the lpxB gene encoding lipid-A-disaccharide synthase, producing the protein MKVFVIAGEPSGDALGGAVMAGLHDVAPGVTFDGVGGPLMQAQGLVSRFPMDELSVMGLAEVLPKYRALKRRIAEMAEAVIATRPDVLLTIDSPDFCLRVAKLVKAQSDIRTIHYVAPTVWAWRPGRAAKMARHIDHVLALFPFEPPLMQAAGMTCDFVGHPVVAHPIATDAEAAAFRADHALGAGPVVLALPGSRRGEVSRLADRFGGALRLLQQTSPGLRVVVPSAGPVADMVRQVTQDWPGQPVLIAPGDAAAKRAAFRAADVALAASGTVSLELAAAGTPMVIAYDMNWLSRQIIGQMLLVDTVTLVNLVSDTRTVPEFIGADCTSSRIADGLRAVLADPQAQQAAMALTMDRLGRGGDAPGLRAARSVLAHSG; encoded by the coding sequence ATGAAGGTTTTCGTGATTGCGGGCGAGCCGTCCGGTGATGCCTTGGGCGGGGCCGTGATGGCGGGCCTACACGACGTGGCGCCGGGCGTCACCTTCGACGGTGTCGGCGGGCCGCTGATGCAGGCGCAGGGACTGGTCAGCCGCTTTCCGATGGACGAACTCAGCGTCATGGGGCTGGCAGAGGTGCTGCCGAAATACCGCGCCCTGAAACGCCGCATTGCCGAAATGGCAGAGGCCGTGATCGCCACCAGACCCGACGTCCTGCTGACCATCGACAGCCCCGATTTCTGCCTGCGGGTGGCCAAGCTGGTCAAGGCGCAGTCCGACATCCGCACGATCCACTACGTGGCCCCCACCGTCTGGGCCTGGCGTCCGGGCCGCGCGGCCAAGATGGCGCGCCACATCGACCATGTTCTGGCCCTTTTCCCGTTCGAGCCGCCGCTGATGCAGGCCGCCGGCATGACCTGCGACTTCGTGGGCCACCCGGTCGTCGCACACCCCATCGCGACCGACGCCGAGGCTGCCGCCTTCCGTGCGGATCACGCCTTGGGCGCCGGGCCCGTCGTGCTGGCCTTACCGGGGTCGCGCCGGGGCGAGGTCTCTCGCCTCGCCGATCGTTTTGGCGGCGCCCTGCGCCTGTTGCAGCAGACCAGTCCCGGGCTGCGCGTCGTGGTGCCCAGCGCGGGTCCGGTCGCGGACATGGTGCGCCAGGTCACGCAGGATTGGCCGGGCCAGCCGGTCCTGATCGCACCGGGTGATGCAGCGGCCAAACGGGCTGCGTTCCGCGCGGCGGATGTCGCACTTGCCGCGTCTGGGACCGTCTCTCTCGAACTCGCGGCGGCGGGCACGCCGATGGTGATCGCCTATGACATGAACTGGCTGTCGCGCCAGATCATCGGACAGATGCTGCTGGTCGATACGGTCACGCTGGTCAATCTGGTGTCCGACACCCGCACCGTGCCCGAGTTCATCGGCGCCGACTGCACATCGTCCCGCATCGCGGACGGGTTACGCGCCGTTCTGGCCGACCCGCAGGCGCAGCAGGCGGCGATGGCGCTGACGATGGACCGTCTGGGGCGGGGCGGGGATGCGCCGGGGCTGCGCGCGGCCCGGTCGGTGCTGGCGCACAGCGGCTGA